The Kitasatospora setae KM-6054 genome contains a region encoding:
- a CDS encoding ABC transporter permease produces MGGQRAQVIDERQGRAAPPGAPVPAGPPPELVFTRRLRPVQVARELWAARELVRALAERDLRARYKQAVLGFAWAVLTPLALCAIFTLVFHRAVKIETGAVPYTLFAYLGLIVWQFFSNTMNQGALSLANNLSLLNKVYCPREVFPLATMLVATVDMVIGVGVLGLMFLVFWTAPAATFLWVLPLLVIQFAFTYGIALILSVAVVYLRDVRHLLPIITQMGVFATPVAYPLAKIPQRLQEIYVGVNPLGAVIEGYRKALLYGEAPDARMTMIAAASSLVFLVGGYLVFKKLETGIADVA; encoded by the coding sequence GTGGGGGGACAGCGCGCGCAGGTCATCGACGAGCGGCAGGGGCGGGCCGCCCCGCCGGGCGCCCCGGTCCCGGCCGGGCCGCCGCCCGAGCTGGTCTTCACACGCCGGCTGCGCCCCGTCCAGGTGGCCCGCGAGCTGTGGGCGGCCCGGGAGTTGGTGCGGGCGCTGGCCGAGCGCGACCTGCGGGCCCGGTACAAGCAGGCGGTGCTCGGCTTCGCCTGGGCGGTGCTCACCCCGCTGGCGCTGTGCGCGATCTTCACCCTGGTGTTCCACCGGGCCGTCAAGATCGAGACCGGTGCCGTCCCGTACACCCTGTTCGCGTACCTGGGCCTGATCGTCTGGCAGTTCTTCTCGAACACGATGAACCAGGGCGCGCTCAGCCTGGCGAACAACCTGAGCCTGCTGAACAAGGTGTACTGCCCGCGCGAGGTGTTCCCGCTCGCCACCATGCTGGTCGCGACCGTCGACATGGTGATCGGCGTCGGCGTGCTGGGCCTGATGTTCCTGGTGTTCTGGACGGCCCCGGCCGCGACCTTCCTCTGGGTGCTGCCGCTGCTGGTGATCCAGTTCGCCTTCACCTACGGCATCGCGCTGATCCTCTCGGTCGCCGTGGTCTACCTGCGCGACGTGCGCCACCTGCTGCCGATCATCACGCAGATGGGCGTCTTCGCCACCCCGGTCGCCTACCCGCTGGCCAAGATCCCGCAGCGGCTCCAGGAGATCTACGTCGGCGTCAACCCGCTCGGCGCGGTCATCGAGGGCTACCGGAAGGCCCTGCTGTACGGCGAGGCGCCCGACGCCCGGATGACGATGATCGCCGCGGCCAGTTCGCTGGTCTTCCTGGTCGGCGGGTACCTGGTCTTCAAGAAGCTGGAAACGGGGATCGCCGATGTCGCGTGA
- a CDS encoding thiol:disulfide interchange protein DsbA/DsbL, translating into MKSLLRTTVLLAVAGGLLAAPATAAEAVSAAPKPLLGPNGLSAPNGLSGAQLPAAFRPSGPTQQHPPVPADRPLEPAAPASTAPASTAVKSERVHQAVEFFWYDCSHSALLEQPLTRWAARHQQDVTLRRVPAIWTGSPDEAAQRAHARLFYALDRLGEVDRLQAAVFRAVREQRTDLTTERAAADWAAKQGVDAAKFRAAYGSAEVDRAVEEAPKLFAQNRVAELPTVVVDGAGRTSPSKAGGVDAMPAALDQLVAEQPAR; encoded by the coding sequence GTGAAGTCGCTGCTCCGAACCACTGTCCTGCTCGCCGTCGCCGGGGGCCTGCTGGCCGCCCCGGCCACCGCCGCCGAGGCCGTGTCCGCCGCCCCGAAGCCGCTGCTCGGCCCGAACGGCCTCTCCGCTCCGAACGGCCTGTCCGGCGCGCAACTCCCCGCCGCCTTCCGGCCGTCCGGCCCCACCCAGCAGCACCCGCCGGTGCCCGCCGACCGCCCGCTGGAGCCCGCCGCGCCCGCGAGCACCGCGCCCGCGAGCACCGCCGTGAAGTCCGAACGCGTCCACCAGGCCGTCGAGTTCTTCTGGTACGACTGCTCGCACTCCGCGCTGCTCGAACAGCCGCTGACCCGCTGGGCCGCCCGGCACCAGCAGGACGTCACGCTGCGCCGCGTCCCGGCGATCTGGACCGGCAGCCCCGACGAGGCCGCGCAGCGCGCCCACGCCCGGCTGTTCTACGCGCTGGACCGGCTCGGCGAGGTCGACCGGCTGCAGGCCGCGGTGTTCCGCGCCGTCCGCGAGCAGCGCACCGACCTGACCACCGAGCGGGCCGCTGCCGACTGGGCCGCCAAGCAGGGCGTGGACGCCGCGAAGTTCCGGGCCGCGTACGGCTCCGCGGAGGTCGACCGGGCGGTCGAGGAGGCCCCGAAGCTGTTCGCGCAGAACCGGGTCGCCGAGCTGCCCACCGTGGTGGTCGACGGCGCCGGCCGCACCTCGCCGAGCAAGGCGGGCGGCGTCGACGCGATGCCCGCCGCGCTCGACCAGCTGGTCGCCGAACAGCCCGCCCGCTGA